The following coding sequences are from one Eptesicus fuscus isolate TK198812 chromosome 7, DD_ASM_mEF_20220401, whole genome shotgun sequence window:
- the N4BP2L2 gene encoding NEDD4-binding protein 2-like 2 isoform X7 — MALCSALMTIFTIKMGTAKQAINQGRSPVIIDNTNTQAWEMKPYVEMAIGKGYRVEFHEPETWWKFDPEELEKRNKHGVSRKKIAQMLDRYEYQMSISIVMNSVEPVHRSTQRLPPSEEKQRWGGSLGSHSQVCVTFNQ; from the exons ATGGCATTGTGTTCAGCACTGATGACTATTTTCACCATCAAGATGGGTACAG cTAAACAAGCTATCAATCAGGGGAGATCTCCAGTTATAATAGACAACACTAATACACAGGCTTGGGAAATGAAACCATATGTGGAAATG GCCATAGGAAAAGGATACAGAGTAGAGTTTCATGAACCTGAAACTTGGTGGAAATTTGATCCTGAAGAATTAGAAAA gaGGAATAAACACGGTGTGTCTCGAAAGAAGATTGCTCAGATGTTGGATCGTTATGAATATCAAATGTCCATCTCTATTGTAATGAATTCAGTGGAACCGGTGCACAGAAGTACACAAAGACTTCCTCCCTCAGAGGAGAAACAGAGGTGGGGAGGCTCTCTAGGCTCACACAGTCAAGTATGTGTCACATTCAATCAATAA
- the N4BP2L2 gene encoding NEDD4-binding protein 2-like 2 isoform X1 — protein MPYGEIEAKSLGYGEDLTSEPCHKKLKLTKESFVFSHHGSSNFHRVQEKVGNDWIPLTVLDVRGHSSLQEDNAKTTDLLKPVHDEMPAERPTVIESIDSQVLQATSPPLVSTDDEIYSTSKAFIGPIYKPTQEKKCNERKNQADTINGIDGKRGQEEKHKFNCKKSEIDNELFQFYKEIEELENEKDDLEGSSKETEPSEEQFISYYQGHNNDLIKYEEEKKRDVTNVLQSHCGYQQYVGNEPGKYSCHGQGIPTFCDVSFTSFRPEWQSVHSFIVPRGPPLPSFNCLNIQRFNAPPNLPNIFHGPQIRNGCYVNNCHINWNCLTFDQNNEYTDYENIISDLPYGNDYTVQDGSVNNGFCETSEGCWRDPSMGKYNRTDRFMNQQFQEEKLNKLQKLLILLRGLPGSGKTTLSRILLGQSRDGIVFSTDDYFHHQDGYRYNVNQLDDAHDWNQNRAKQAINQGRSPVIIDNTNTQAWEMKPYVEMAIGKGYRVEFHEPETWWKFDPEELEKRNKHGVSRKKIAQMLDRYEYQMSISIVMNSVEPVHRSTQRLPPSEEKQRWGGSLGSHSQVCVTFNQ, from the exons ATGCCTTATGGTGAAATTGAAGCTAAATCCTTGGGATATGGGGAAGATCTAACAAGTGAACCATGCCATAAAAAATTGAAGTTAACCAAAGAGTCTTTTGTTTTCTCCCATCATGGTAGTTCTAACTTTCACAGAGTCCAAGAGAAAGTTGGAAATGATTGGATCCCTTTGACCGTCCTTGATGTCAGAGGACATAGTTCTCTTCAGGAGGACAATGCCAAAACCACAGATTTGCTGAAACCTGTGCATGATGAGATGCCTGCTGAGAGACCAACTGTTATTGAGTCCATTGATTCACAAGTTTTACAGGCTACAAGTCCTCCATTGGTATCCACAGATGATGAGATATATAGCACAAGTAAAGCATTTATAGGACCCATTTACAAACCCACTCAGGAAAAGAAATGTAATGAAAGGAAGAATCAAGCAGACACTATCAATGGTATAGATGGCAAAAGAGGACaagaagagaaacataaatttaaCTGCAAAAAATCAGAGATTGATAATGAGTTATTCCAGTTTTACAAAGAAATTGAAGAgcttgaaaatgaaaaagatgatTTAGAAGGCAGTAGTAAGGAAACTGAACCCTCTGAGGAACAATTTATTTCATATTATCAAGGCCATAATAATGATCTGATCAAATacgaagaagaaaagaaaagagatgttACTAACGTTCTTCAGTCACATTGTGGTTATCAGCAGTACGTGGGGAATGAGCCAGGCAAATATTCTTGCCATGGACAAGGAATACCTACATTTTGTGACGTGTCCTTTACTTCCTTCAGGCCTGAATGGCAATCAGTGCATTCTTTTATAGTACCCCGAGGTCCTCCTCTTCCCAGTTTTAACTGTTTAAATATTCAAAGATTCAATGCTCCACCAAATCTACCAAATATTTTCCATGGCCCTCAGATTCGAAATGGATGTTATGTAAATAATTGTCACATTAACTGGAATTGCTTGACTTTTGATCAAAACAATGAATATACTGACTATGAGAATATCATTAGTGATCTTCCCTATGGAAATGACTACACTGTACAAGATGGGTCTGTGAATAATGGTTTCTGTGAAACCAGTGAAGGATGCTGGAGAGATCCTTCTATGGGCAAGTATAATAGAACAGACAGGTTTATGAACCAGCAGTTTCaagaggaaaaattaaataaattacagaagTTACTTATTCTTTTAAGAGGCTTGCCTGGTTCTGGGAAAACAACATTATCTCG AATTCTGCTTGGGCAGAGTCGTGATGGCATTGTGTTCAGCACTGATGACTATTTTCACCATCAAGATGGGTACAGGTATAATGTTAATCAACTTGATGATGCCCATGACTGGAACCAGAACAGAG cTAAACAAGCTATCAATCAGGGGAGATCTCCAGTTATAATAGACAACACTAATACACAGGCTTGGGAAATGAAACCATATGTGGAAATG GCCATAGGAAAAGGATACAGAGTAGAGTTTCATGAACCTGAAACTTGGTGGAAATTTGATCCTGAAGAATTAGAAAA gaGGAATAAACACGGTGTGTCTCGAAAGAAGATTGCTCAGATGTTGGATCGTTATGAATATCAAATGTCCATCTCTATTGTAATGAATTCAGTGGAACCGGTGCACAGAAGTACACAAAGACTTCCTCCCTCAGAGGAGAAACAGAGGTGGGGAGGCTCTCTAGGCTCACACAGTCAAGTATGTGTCACATTCAATCAATAA
- the N4BP2L2 gene encoding NEDD4-binding protein 2-like 2 isoform X6, with the protein MPSASPRLLLGHCEVAAICALTGVARSCGPGFPPSRFCSRAVFPRLPASQRPVFPEDGFIAGWRSMRSGPVRILLGQSRDGIVFSTDDYFHHQDGYRYNVNQLDDAHDWNQNRAKQAINQGRSPVIIDNTNTQAWEMKPYVEMAIGKGYRVEFHEPETWWKFDPEELEKRNKHGVSRKKIAQMLDRYEYQMSISIVMNSVEPVHRSTQRLPPSEEKQRWGGSLGSHSQVCVTFNQ; encoded by the exons ATGCCCAGCGCGAGCCCGCGACTTCTTCTGGGTCACTGTGAGGTGGCCGCCATTTGTGCGCTGACGGGAGTGGCTCGTAGTTGTGGACCGGGCTTTCCGCCCTCCAGGTTTTGCTCTAGGGCCGTGTTTCCGCGTCTTCCAGCGTCTCAGAGGCCTGTCTTTCCCGAGGACGGCTTTATTGCTGGGTGGCGGTCAATGCGGAGCGGCCCGGTAAG AATTCTGCTTGGGCAGAGTCGTGATGGCATTGTGTTCAGCACTGATGACTATTTTCACCATCAAGATGGGTACAGGTATAATGTTAATCAACTTGATGATGCCCATGACTGGAACCAGAACAGAG cTAAACAAGCTATCAATCAGGGGAGATCTCCAGTTATAATAGACAACACTAATACACAGGCTTGGGAAATGAAACCATATGTGGAAATG GCCATAGGAAAAGGATACAGAGTAGAGTTTCATGAACCTGAAACTTGGTGGAAATTTGATCCTGAAGAATTAGAAAA gaGGAATAAACACGGTGTGTCTCGAAAGAAGATTGCTCAGATGTTGGATCGTTATGAATATCAAATGTCCATCTCTATTGTAATGAATTCAGTGGAACCGGTGCACAGAAGTACACAAAGACTTCCTCCCTCAGAGGAGAAACAGAGGTGGGGAGGCTCTCTAGGCTCACACAGTCAAGTATGTGTCACATTCAATCAATAA
- the N4BP2L2 gene encoding NEDD4-binding protein 2-like 2 isoform X5: protein MPYGEIEAKSLGYGEDLTSEPCHKKLKLTKESFVFSHHGSSNFHRVQEKVGNDWIPLTVLDVRGHSSLQEDNAKTTDLLKPVHDEMPAERPTVIESIDSQVLQATSPPLVSTDDEIYSTSKAFIGPIYKPTQEKKCNERKNQADTINGIDGKRGQEEKHKFNCKKSEIDNELFQFYKEIEELENEKDDLEGSSKETEPSEEQFISYYQGHNNDLIKYEEEKKRDVTNVLQSHCGYQQYVGNEPGKYSCHGQGIPTFCDVSFTSFRPEWQSVHSFIVPRGPPLPSFNCLNIQRFNAPPNLPNIFHGPQIRNGCYVNNCHINWNCLTFDQNNEYTDYENIISDLPYGNDYTVQDGSVNNGFCETSEGCWRDPSMGKYNRTDRFMNQQFQEEKLNKLQKLLILLRGLPGSGKTTLSRRNKHGVSRKKIAQMLDRYEYQMSISIVMNSVEPVHRSTQRLPPSEEKQRWGGSLGSHSQVCVTFNQ from the exons ATGCCTTATGGTGAAATTGAAGCTAAATCCTTGGGATATGGGGAAGATCTAACAAGTGAACCATGCCATAAAAAATTGAAGTTAACCAAAGAGTCTTTTGTTTTCTCCCATCATGGTAGTTCTAACTTTCACAGAGTCCAAGAGAAAGTTGGAAATGATTGGATCCCTTTGACCGTCCTTGATGTCAGAGGACATAGTTCTCTTCAGGAGGACAATGCCAAAACCACAGATTTGCTGAAACCTGTGCATGATGAGATGCCTGCTGAGAGACCAACTGTTATTGAGTCCATTGATTCACAAGTTTTACAGGCTACAAGTCCTCCATTGGTATCCACAGATGATGAGATATATAGCACAAGTAAAGCATTTATAGGACCCATTTACAAACCCACTCAGGAAAAGAAATGTAATGAAAGGAAGAATCAAGCAGACACTATCAATGGTATAGATGGCAAAAGAGGACaagaagagaaacataaatttaaCTGCAAAAAATCAGAGATTGATAATGAGTTATTCCAGTTTTACAAAGAAATTGAAGAgcttgaaaatgaaaaagatgatTTAGAAGGCAGTAGTAAGGAAACTGAACCCTCTGAGGAACAATTTATTTCATATTATCAAGGCCATAATAATGATCTGATCAAATacgaagaagaaaagaaaagagatgttACTAACGTTCTTCAGTCACATTGTGGTTATCAGCAGTACGTGGGGAATGAGCCAGGCAAATATTCTTGCCATGGACAAGGAATACCTACATTTTGTGACGTGTCCTTTACTTCCTTCAGGCCTGAATGGCAATCAGTGCATTCTTTTATAGTACCCCGAGGTCCTCCTCTTCCCAGTTTTAACTGTTTAAATATTCAAAGATTCAATGCTCCACCAAATCTACCAAATATTTTCCATGGCCCTCAGATTCGAAATGGATGTTATGTAAATAATTGTCACATTAACTGGAATTGCTTGACTTTTGATCAAAACAATGAATATACTGACTATGAGAATATCATTAGTGATCTTCCCTATGGAAATGACTACACTGTACAAGATGGGTCTGTGAATAATGGTTTCTGTGAAACCAGTGAAGGATGCTGGAGAGATCCTTCTATGGGCAAGTATAATAGAACAGACAGGTTTATGAACCAGCAGTTTCaagaggaaaaattaaataaattacagaagTTACTTATTCTTTTAAGAGGCTTGCCTGGTTCTGGGAAAACAACATTATCTCG gaGGAATAAACACGGTGTGTCTCGAAAGAAGATTGCTCAGATGTTGGATCGTTATGAATATCAAATGTCCATCTCTATTGTAATGAATTCAGTGGAACCGGTGCACAGAAGTACACAAAGACTTCCTCCCTCAGAGGAGAAACAGAGGTGGGGAGGCTCTCTAGGCTCACACAGTCAAGTATGTGTCACATTCAATCAATAA
- the N4BP2L2 gene encoding NEDD4-binding protein 2-like 2 isoform X2 — protein MPYGEIEAKSLGYGEDLTSEPCHKKLKLTKESFVFSHHGSSNFHRVQEKVGNDWIPLTVLDVRGHSSLQEDNAKTTDLLKPVHDEMPAERPTVIESIDSQVLQATSPPLVSTDDEIYSTSKAFIGPIYKPTQEKKCNERKNQADTINGIDGKRGQEEKHKFNCKKSEIDNELFQFYKEIEELENEKDDLEGSSKETEPSEEQFISYYQGHNNDLIKYEEEKKRDVTNVLQSHCGYQQYVGNEPGKYSCHGQGIPTFCDVSFTSFRPEWQSVHSFIVPRGPPLPSFNCLNIQRFNAPPNLPNIFHGPQIRNGCYVNNCHINWNCLTFDQNNEYTDYENIISDLPYGNDYTVQDGSVNNGFCETSEGCWRDPSMGKYNRTDRFMNQQFQEEKLNKLQKLLILLRGLPGSGKTTLSRILLGQSRDGIVFSTDDYFHHQDGYRRNKHGVSRKKIAQMLDRYEYQMSISIVMNSVEPVHRSTQRLPPSEEKQRWGGSLGSHSQVCVTFNQ, from the exons ATGCCTTATGGTGAAATTGAAGCTAAATCCTTGGGATATGGGGAAGATCTAACAAGTGAACCATGCCATAAAAAATTGAAGTTAACCAAAGAGTCTTTTGTTTTCTCCCATCATGGTAGTTCTAACTTTCACAGAGTCCAAGAGAAAGTTGGAAATGATTGGATCCCTTTGACCGTCCTTGATGTCAGAGGACATAGTTCTCTTCAGGAGGACAATGCCAAAACCACAGATTTGCTGAAACCTGTGCATGATGAGATGCCTGCTGAGAGACCAACTGTTATTGAGTCCATTGATTCACAAGTTTTACAGGCTACAAGTCCTCCATTGGTATCCACAGATGATGAGATATATAGCACAAGTAAAGCATTTATAGGACCCATTTACAAACCCACTCAGGAAAAGAAATGTAATGAAAGGAAGAATCAAGCAGACACTATCAATGGTATAGATGGCAAAAGAGGACaagaagagaaacataaatttaaCTGCAAAAAATCAGAGATTGATAATGAGTTATTCCAGTTTTACAAAGAAATTGAAGAgcttgaaaatgaaaaagatgatTTAGAAGGCAGTAGTAAGGAAACTGAACCCTCTGAGGAACAATTTATTTCATATTATCAAGGCCATAATAATGATCTGATCAAATacgaagaagaaaagaaaagagatgttACTAACGTTCTTCAGTCACATTGTGGTTATCAGCAGTACGTGGGGAATGAGCCAGGCAAATATTCTTGCCATGGACAAGGAATACCTACATTTTGTGACGTGTCCTTTACTTCCTTCAGGCCTGAATGGCAATCAGTGCATTCTTTTATAGTACCCCGAGGTCCTCCTCTTCCCAGTTTTAACTGTTTAAATATTCAAAGATTCAATGCTCCACCAAATCTACCAAATATTTTCCATGGCCCTCAGATTCGAAATGGATGTTATGTAAATAATTGTCACATTAACTGGAATTGCTTGACTTTTGATCAAAACAATGAATATACTGACTATGAGAATATCATTAGTGATCTTCCCTATGGAAATGACTACACTGTACAAGATGGGTCTGTGAATAATGGTTTCTGTGAAACCAGTGAAGGATGCTGGAGAGATCCTTCTATGGGCAAGTATAATAGAACAGACAGGTTTATGAACCAGCAGTTTCaagaggaaaaattaaataaattacagaagTTACTTATTCTTTTAAGAGGCTTGCCTGGTTCTGGGAAAACAACATTATCTCG AATTCTGCTTGGGCAGAGTCGTGATGGCATTGTGTTCAGCACTGATGACTATTTTCACCATCAAGATGGGTACAG gaGGAATAAACACGGTGTGTCTCGAAAGAAGATTGCTCAGATGTTGGATCGTTATGAATATCAAATGTCCATCTCTATTGTAATGAATTCAGTGGAACCGGTGCACAGAAGTACACAAAGACTTCCTCCCTCAGAGGAGAAACAGAGGTGGGGAGGCTCTCTAGGCTCACACAGTCAAGTATGTGTCACATTCAATCAATAA
- the N4BP2L2 gene encoding NEDD4-binding protein 2-like 2 isoform X4: protein MPYGEIEAKSLGYGEDLTSEPCHKKLKLTKESFVFSHHGSSNFHRVQEKVGNDWIPLTVLDVRGHSSLQEDNAKTTDLLKPVHDEMPAERPTVIESIDSQVLQATSPPLVSTDDEIYSTSKAFIGPIYKPTQEKKCNERKNQADTINGIDGKRGQEEKHKFNCKKSEIDNELFQFYKEIEELENEKDDLEGSSKETEPSEEQFISYYQGHNNDLIKYEEEKKRDVTNVLQSHCGYQQYVGNEPGKYSCHGQGIPTFCDVSFTSFRPEWQSVHSFIVPRGPPLPSFNCLNIQRFNAPPNLPNIFHGPQIRNGCYVNNCHINWNCLTFDQNNEYTDYENIISDLPYGNDYTVQDGSVNNGFCETSEGCWRDPSMGKYNRTDRFMNQQFQEEKLNKLQKLLILLRGLPGSGKTTLSRILLGQSRDGIVFSTDDYFHHQDGYRYNVNQLDDAHDWNQNRGGINTVCLERRLLRCWIVMNIKCPSLL, encoded by the exons ATGCCTTATGGTGAAATTGAAGCTAAATCCTTGGGATATGGGGAAGATCTAACAAGTGAACCATGCCATAAAAAATTGAAGTTAACCAAAGAGTCTTTTGTTTTCTCCCATCATGGTAGTTCTAACTTTCACAGAGTCCAAGAGAAAGTTGGAAATGATTGGATCCCTTTGACCGTCCTTGATGTCAGAGGACATAGTTCTCTTCAGGAGGACAATGCCAAAACCACAGATTTGCTGAAACCTGTGCATGATGAGATGCCTGCTGAGAGACCAACTGTTATTGAGTCCATTGATTCACAAGTTTTACAGGCTACAAGTCCTCCATTGGTATCCACAGATGATGAGATATATAGCACAAGTAAAGCATTTATAGGACCCATTTACAAACCCACTCAGGAAAAGAAATGTAATGAAAGGAAGAATCAAGCAGACACTATCAATGGTATAGATGGCAAAAGAGGACaagaagagaaacataaatttaaCTGCAAAAAATCAGAGATTGATAATGAGTTATTCCAGTTTTACAAAGAAATTGAAGAgcttgaaaatgaaaaagatgatTTAGAAGGCAGTAGTAAGGAAACTGAACCCTCTGAGGAACAATTTATTTCATATTATCAAGGCCATAATAATGATCTGATCAAATacgaagaagaaaagaaaagagatgttACTAACGTTCTTCAGTCACATTGTGGTTATCAGCAGTACGTGGGGAATGAGCCAGGCAAATATTCTTGCCATGGACAAGGAATACCTACATTTTGTGACGTGTCCTTTACTTCCTTCAGGCCTGAATGGCAATCAGTGCATTCTTTTATAGTACCCCGAGGTCCTCCTCTTCCCAGTTTTAACTGTTTAAATATTCAAAGATTCAATGCTCCACCAAATCTACCAAATATTTTCCATGGCCCTCAGATTCGAAATGGATGTTATGTAAATAATTGTCACATTAACTGGAATTGCTTGACTTTTGATCAAAACAATGAATATACTGACTATGAGAATATCATTAGTGATCTTCCCTATGGAAATGACTACACTGTACAAGATGGGTCTGTGAATAATGGTTTCTGTGAAACCAGTGAAGGATGCTGGAGAGATCCTTCTATGGGCAAGTATAATAGAACAGACAGGTTTATGAACCAGCAGTTTCaagaggaaaaattaaataaattacagaagTTACTTATTCTTTTAAGAGGCTTGCCTGGTTCTGGGAAAACAACATTATCTCG AATTCTGCTTGGGCAGAGTCGTGATGGCATTGTGTTCAGCACTGATGACTATTTTCACCATCAAGATGGGTACAGGTATAATGTTAATCAACTTGATGATGCCCATGACTGGAACCAGAACAGAG gaGGAATAAACACGGTGTGTCTCGAAAGAAGATTGCTCAGATGTTGGATCGTTATGAATATCAAATGTCCATCTCTATTGTAA
- the N4BP2L2 gene encoding NEDD4-binding protein 2-like 2 isoform X3, which produces MPYGEIEAKSLGYGEDLTSEPCHKKLKLTKESFVFSHHGSSNFHRVQEKVGNDWIPLTVLDVRGHSSLQEDNAKTTDLLKPVHDEMPAERPTVIESIDSQVLQATSPPLVSTDDEIYSTSKAFIGPIYKPTQEKKCNERKNQADTINGIDGKRGQEEKHKFNCKKSEIDNELFQFYKEIEELENEKDDLEGSSKETEPSEEQFISYYQGHNNDLIKYEEEKKRDVTNVLQSHCGYQQYVGNEPGKYSCHGQGIPTFCDVSFTSFRPEWQSVHSFIVPRGPPLPSFNCLNIQRFNAPPNLPNIFHGPQIRNGCYVNNCHINWNCLTFDQNNEYTDYENIISDLPYGNDYTVQDGSVNNGFCETSEGCWRDPSMGKYNRTDRFMNQQFQEEKLNKLQKLLILLRGLPGSGKTTLSRILLGQSRDGIVFSTDDYFHHQDGYRYNVNQLDDAHDWNQNRAKQAINQGRSPVIIDNTNTQAWEMKPYVEMEE; this is translated from the exons ATGCCTTATGGTGAAATTGAAGCTAAATCCTTGGGATATGGGGAAGATCTAACAAGTGAACCATGCCATAAAAAATTGAAGTTAACCAAAGAGTCTTTTGTTTTCTCCCATCATGGTAGTTCTAACTTTCACAGAGTCCAAGAGAAAGTTGGAAATGATTGGATCCCTTTGACCGTCCTTGATGTCAGAGGACATAGTTCTCTTCAGGAGGACAATGCCAAAACCACAGATTTGCTGAAACCTGTGCATGATGAGATGCCTGCTGAGAGACCAACTGTTATTGAGTCCATTGATTCACAAGTTTTACAGGCTACAAGTCCTCCATTGGTATCCACAGATGATGAGATATATAGCACAAGTAAAGCATTTATAGGACCCATTTACAAACCCACTCAGGAAAAGAAATGTAATGAAAGGAAGAATCAAGCAGACACTATCAATGGTATAGATGGCAAAAGAGGACaagaagagaaacataaatttaaCTGCAAAAAATCAGAGATTGATAATGAGTTATTCCAGTTTTACAAAGAAATTGAAGAgcttgaaaatgaaaaagatgatTTAGAAGGCAGTAGTAAGGAAACTGAACCCTCTGAGGAACAATTTATTTCATATTATCAAGGCCATAATAATGATCTGATCAAATacgaagaagaaaagaaaagagatgttACTAACGTTCTTCAGTCACATTGTGGTTATCAGCAGTACGTGGGGAATGAGCCAGGCAAATATTCTTGCCATGGACAAGGAATACCTACATTTTGTGACGTGTCCTTTACTTCCTTCAGGCCTGAATGGCAATCAGTGCATTCTTTTATAGTACCCCGAGGTCCTCCTCTTCCCAGTTTTAACTGTTTAAATATTCAAAGATTCAATGCTCCACCAAATCTACCAAATATTTTCCATGGCCCTCAGATTCGAAATGGATGTTATGTAAATAATTGTCACATTAACTGGAATTGCTTGACTTTTGATCAAAACAATGAATATACTGACTATGAGAATATCATTAGTGATCTTCCCTATGGAAATGACTACACTGTACAAGATGGGTCTGTGAATAATGGTTTCTGTGAAACCAGTGAAGGATGCTGGAGAGATCCTTCTATGGGCAAGTATAATAGAACAGACAGGTTTATGAACCAGCAGTTTCaagaggaaaaattaaataaattacagaagTTACTTATTCTTTTAAGAGGCTTGCCTGGTTCTGGGAAAACAACATTATCTCG AATTCTGCTTGGGCAGAGTCGTGATGGCATTGTGTTCAGCACTGATGACTATTTTCACCATCAAGATGGGTACAGGTATAATGTTAATCAACTTGATGATGCCCATGACTGGAACCAGAACAGAG cTAAACAAGCTATCAATCAGGGGAGATCTCCAGTTATAATAGACAACACTAATACACAGGCTTGGGAAATGAAACCATATGTGGAAATG gaGGAATAA